A section of the Prionailurus bengalensis isolate Pbe53 chromosome C2, Fcat_Pben_1.1_paternal_pri, whole genome shotgun sequence genome encodes:
- the LOC122492253 gene encoding LOW QUALITY PROTEIN: carbonyl reductase [NADPH] 1-like (The sequence of the model RefSeq protein was modified relative to this genomic sequence to represent the inferred CDS: inserted 1 base in 1 codon) — translation MCQGAFFTSLWYNLGNTSAHSTQSCRHTSHVPLVTGNNKGIGLAITRDLCRQFSRDVVLTARDEARGRAAVRQLQGKGLSPRFHLLDVDDLQSIRALRDFXRKEYGGLDVLVNNTGIALATNDPTPLHIQAEVTMKTNFFGTRDVCTELLPLMRPQGRVVTVSSITSFIVLNNCSSELQQKFRSETITEEELVGLMNKFVEDTKNGVHRKEGCPDMKVLTYGVSKMGITVLSRIHARKLSEQRRGDRILLNACCPRWVRTAMGGPTAIKSPEEGAETPVYLALLPSDAKGPHGEFVMEKKDEQWGPPSQFPPWVPL, via the exons ATGTGCCAGGGAGCATTTTTCACCAGCCTCTGGTATAACCTGGGCAACACATCTGCT CACTCCACACAGTCATGCCGTCACACATCCCACGTGCCACTGGTGACTGGGAACAACAAGGGCATTGGCCTCGCCATCACACGCGACCTGTGCCGGCAGTTCTCCAGAGACGTGGTGCTCACGGCACGGGACGAGGCGCGGGGACGGGCGGCCGTGCGGCAGCTCCAGGGCAAGGGCCTGAGTCCGCGCTTCCACCTGCTGGACGTCGACGACCTGCAGAGCATCCGCGCCCTGCGTGACT CGCGCAAGGAGTACGGAGGCCTGGATGTGCTGGTGAACAACACGGGCATTGCCCTTGCTA CTAATGACCCCACCCCCTTACATATTCAAGCAGAAGTGACGATGAAAACAAACTTCTTTGGTACCCGAGACGTGTGCACAGAACTGCTGCCTCTAATGAGACCCCAAG GCAGAGTGGTCACTGTGTCTAGCATAACAAGCTTCATAGTTCTTAACAACTGCAGCTCAGAACTTCAGCAGAAGTTCAGAAGTGAGACTATCACAGAGGAGGAGCTGGTGGGGCTCATGAACAAGTTTGTGGAAGACACAAAGAACGGGGTACACAGGAAGGAAGGCTGCCCTGATATGAAAGTACTCACATATGGAGTGTCAAAGATGGGTATCACTGTCCTGTCCAGAATCCATGCCAGGAAactgagtgagcagaggaggggagacaggatCCTTCTGAATGCCTGCTGCCCTAGGTGGGTGAGAACAGCCATGGGTGGACCTACAGCCATTAAAAGCCCAGAAGAAGGAGCAGAGACCCCCGTCTACTTGGCCCTTTTGCCCTCAGATGCTAAGGGACCTCACGGGGAGTTTGTAATGGAGAAGAAAGATGAACAATGGGGACCCCCCTCTCAGTTCCCTCCATGGGTCCCATTATGA
- the LOC122491195 gene encoding carbonyl reductase [NADPH] 1, with the protein MSSHTRVALVTGANKGIGFAIVRDLCRQFSGDVVLTARDEARGQAAVQRLQAEGLSPRFHLLDINNLQSIRAMRDFLRKEYGGLDVLVNNAGIAFKTNDPTPFHIQAEVTMKTNFFGTRDVCTELLPLMRPQGRVVNVSSIVSLRSLKNCSPGLQQKFRSETITEEELVELMNKFVEDTKNGVHRKEGWPDTAYGVTKIGVTVLSRIHARKLSEQRRGDKILLNACCPGWVRTDMAGPRATKSPEEGAETPVYLALLPSDAEGPHGEFVMEKKVEQW; encoded by the exons ATGTCGTCACACACCCGCGTGGCTCTGGTCACCGGGGCCAACAAGGGCATCGGCTTCGCCATCGTGCGCGACCTGTGCCGGCAGTTTTCGGGGGACGTGGTGCTCACGGCGCGGGACGAGGCGCGGGGACAGGCGGCAGTGCAGCGGCTCCAGGCCGAAGGACTGAGCCCCCGCTTCCACCTGCTGGACATCAACAACCTGCAGAGCATCCGCGCCATGCGCGACTTCCTGCGCAAGGAGTACGGGGGCCTGGACGTGCTGGTCAACAACGCGGGCATCGCCTTCAAGA CTAATGATCCGACACCGTTTCATATTCAAGCAGAAGTGACGATGAAAACAAACTTCTTTGGTACCCGAGACGTGTGCACAGAACTGCTGCCTCTAATGAGACCCCAAG GCAGAGTGGTCAATGTGTCTAGCATAGTGAGCCTCAGATCGCTTAAAAACTGCAGCCCAGGACTGCAGCAGAAGTTCAGAAGTGAAACCATCACAGAGGAGGAGCTGGTGGAGCTCATGAACAAGTTCGTGGAAGACACAAAGAACGGGGTGCACAGGAAGGAGGGCTGGCCTGATACTGCATATGGAGTGACAAAAATTGGTGTCACGGTCCTGTCCAGAATCCATGCCAGGAAactgagtgagcagaggagaggggacaaGATCCTCCTGAATGCCTGCTGCCCTGGGTGGGTGAGAACAGACATGGCTGGACCTAGAGCCACTAAAAGCCCAGAAGAAGGAGCAGAGACCCCCGTCTACTTGGCCCTTTTGCCCTCAGATGCTGAGGGACCTCACGGGGAGTTTGTTATGGAGAAGAAAGTTGAACAATGGTGA